Proteins from a genomic interval of Neodiprion lecontei isolate iyNeoLeco1 chromosome 2, iyNeoLeco1.1, whole genome shotgun sequence:
- the LOC124293028 gene encoding uncharacterized protein LOC124293028: MEEPERKSMLHFVESNRASDICRLIYCAKTNESSDHVLKAFSLAAKEYSSEAVTGLLLVYPQYLVHLIEAPEEEIFQLCRYLFVKCSPFTGRTKCFPAQVEAGGRFFNKWYGRKASEYNFTQEKQPPNDNLEDNFEIASTTYKRTLLNLYQFYRELRLLSDKNHKLMVERLESLNEDGHRLLACSATMEFILNSRWGQSVQELTDHFLNPVSVDPNTAWPIPKITLPRVDFQKIDGMKNELKRSSTS; encoded by the exons ATGGAGGAACCTGAGAGAAAGTCGATGCTGCATTTCGTCGAGAGCAACAGAGCCTCGGATATCTGCAGACTGATTTATTGCGCTAAAACGAACGAATCGAGTGACCATGTATTAAAAGCGTTCAGTCTCGCCGCCAAGGAATATTCCTCCGAAGCAGTGACCGGATTGCTGTTAGTATATCCCCAATACCTCGTGCACTTGATCGAAGCACCGGAAGAAGAGATTTTCCAACTGTGTAGATACTTGTTCGTCAAATGTTCGCCCTTTACGGGCCGCACGAAATGCTTTCCTGCTCAAGTTGAAGCGGGTGgtagatttttcaataaatggtACGGGAGAAAGGCTTCggaatataattttactcAAGAGAAGCAGCCTCCAAACGACAACCTCGAAGACAATTTCGAAATCGCTTCTACAACGTACAAAAGGACGCTACTTAATTTGTACCAGTTTTATCGCGAGCTCAGACTACTGAGCGACAAGAATCAC AAACTGATGGTGGAGCGATTGGAATCCCTTAACGAAGACGGTCATCGACTACTTGCATGCAGTGCAACGATGGAATTTATCTTGAATAGTCGTTGGGGTCAGAGTGTGCAGGAATTGACTGACCATTTTTTGAATCCGGTGTCTGTCGATCCTAACACAGCTTGGCCAATTCCAAAGATAACTTTACCACGAGTTGATTTCCAGAAAATTGACGGAATGAAAAACGAGTTGAAAAGGAGCAGTACTTCATAA